The Pseudoliparis swirei isolate HS2019 ecotype Mariana Trench chromosome 1, NWPU_hadal_v1, whole genome shotgun sequence genome has a window encoding:
- the LOC130195137 gene encoding zinc finger protein 512B — MSARAWGEKKMSTVQVKNTVSHPSGQNLRPAAKNGRNSKTPGLRLSGTKGRETSSTVPTRGGPLGFKLPRPDSQREAGSRPLRRPPKLAPLELPEEAREARRRKLKLIQQEVEPADHELDVRATEPPAGQLKSCARRGPVKAAAGCPPASTEPLKAQRRHTPSRPGGTRPVPVQRCVPAKRPVLVNRCVPVSRLVPVECSVPAKSRVPVNRPVLVNRCVPVSRLVPVECSVPAKSRVSVNRPVLVNRCVPVSRLVPVECSVPAKSRVPVNRPVLVNRCVPVGHLEDVVACRGATAPLRRKPAPPTLSRRVKAQAERAAEAARKNHSALPPPEEGRLRLRRAQCPKEDQGNSNTSTGGLSADKGELGERAPRVRPHAIEKASRSIPRPPPIPRCVCNDLIGWAHALHEASYIVIWSREMKRGRCSSKKI, encoded by the exons ATGTCTGCCAGAGCCT GGGGCGAGAAGAAAATGTCAACCGTCCAAGTTAAAAATACCGTGTCGCATCCGAGTGGTCAAAACCTCAGGCCGGCGGCTAAAAATGGCCGCAATTCAAAAACACCTGGCCTCCGTCTGTCAGGGACAAAGGGGAGGGAGACGAGCTCAACTGTGCCGACCCGGGGGGGCCCGTTGGGCTTCAAGTTGCCCAGGCCCGACTCACAGAGGGAGGCCGGGAGCCGGCCCCTGAGACGCCCCCCAAAGCTCGCGCCACTGGAGCTGCCAGAGGAGGCTCGGGAGGCTCGGAGGCGAAAACTTAAGTTGATCCAGCAAGAGGTCGAACCTGCCGACCACGAGCTGGATGTGAGGGCAACGGAGCCCCCTGCAGGGCAGTTGAAATCCTGCGCTAGACGGGGCCCGGTGAAAGCTGCAGCAGGTTGCCCCCCTGCTTCCACCGAGCCGCTCAAAGCCCAACGGCGACACACACCTTCGAGGCCCGGGGGGACGCGCCCCGTCCCCGTACAGCGATGCGTCCCCGCAAAGCGCCCCGTCCTCGTAAACCGCTGCGTCCCCGTTAGCCGCTTAGTTCCCGTAGAGTGCTCCGTCCCCGCAAAGAGCCGCGTCCCCGTAAACCGCCCCGTCCTCGTAAACCGCTGCGTCCCCGTTAGCCGCTTAGTTCCCGTAGAGTGCTCCGTCCCCGCAAAGAGCCGCGTCTCCGTAAACCGCCCCGTCCTCGTAAACCGCTGCGTCCCCGTTAGCCGCTTAGTTCCCGTAGAGTGCTCCGTCCCCGCAAAGAGCCGCGTCCCCGTAAACCGCCCTGTCCTCGTAAACCGCTGCGTCCCCGTAGGGCACCTGGAGGACGTGGTGGCGTGTCGAGGTGCCACGGCTCCTCTGCGCAGAAAGCCCGCCCCTCCCACGCTCTCCCGGCGGGTTAAAGCTCAAGCCGAACGCGCCGCGGAGGCGGCACGCAAAAACCACAGCGCCCTACCACCGCCGGAGGAggggaggctgaggctgaggagaGCACAATGCCCGAAAGAGGATCAGGGCAATTCAAACACGTCAACCGGGGGATTATCTGCAGATAAAGGCGAGCTCGGCGAGAGGGCTCCGAGAGTCCGGCCGCACGCTATTGAAAAGGCTTCGAGGAGCATCCCGCGGCCCCCTCCG ATCCCCCGGTGTGTGTGCAACGATCTGATCGGGTGGGCGCACGCACTGCACGAAGCCAGTTACATCGTTATATGGTCCAGGGAAATGAAACGGGGCAGATGCTCTTCAAAGAAAATATGA